The genomic DNA TGGACCTGTAAAAATTATTAAACCGTGGGCATGTTTTAAAAGAGCTAGGATTTTCCGAGTTGTTTGAGGAAACAAAGAAAGATGATGTGGATCCTTTTTAGACTGGGGCAATAGGCGAATGACGAGGCTTTCATTATAAGCTGTAGGAAGCGTTGAAAGACGCATGCTAATTAAATGACCATCAACATAATTTGTATAAGCGCCACTTTGCGGCCGCCTTCGTTCTCCAATGTCCATTGCTGCTTGGAATTTAAAGTGAGAAATGAGCCGATCACATTCCTCTCGCTGTAAATAAAGATACGGAATTAATTTGTTTACTACTCTAAATTGAATCAGCGTGTCTTTTTTTCGCGGAATAATATGAATGTCTGTCGTTTCCTTTTTGAAGGCATCCGTTATAATTTTATCAGCTAATTGTTCAATCCAGTTCAAATTTTTCGTACACATCCTTTCTAAAATATTTGTTCACTCGACTTATTCGACAGTAAGTAAAAAAAATCCTGCTCAGTTGACATTTTTTCGTATAAATTTTTTTTCAGATCATATAATATGATCATTGAACTTCTTCAATCAAATGGAGATCATTTAGTGAAACGACAATTAGTCCCCTAACTAATTGTCGTTTCACTCTCATCGTTGGGCTATAGCCAAGCGGTAAGGCAACGGACTTTGACTCCGTGATGCGTTGGTTCGAATCCAGCTAGCCCAATAATTAATCTTTAAATACCAATTTCATGATAATTTTTACTTTAATACACATGTAATTGTGAACACTTTCTAAACATATAGTGTTTATAGTGAAAACCTCATTCCTTTGTAGTGCCGACTGTATTATAATGGAATGAACAATGTGGTTGAGGTGAGCAGACATGGAACAAACATTGAAGATTACAAACGTATTATCAGATCCAACCCGTTTTTATATTTATCAATACATTACAAACCATCATAAAGATGTTACAGTACAAGAAATAGCAGAACACTTTAATATCCACCCAAATGTTGCTAGGCTACATTTATCAAAGCTTGAAGATGTTAATATGCTTGTTTCAGAAACAAGGAAAACTGGAAAAGGCGGCAGACCGAGCAGATTATACCGTCTCTCTGATGACGTTATCCAACTCCATTTTCCGTTTCGCGATTACCAGCTACTTTCAAAAATTGCCTTACAAACTCTTATGTCATTAGGCGAAGAAGGAAAAAAGGCACTTTATGAAACCGGTAAAAAATACGGTATTGAAATGATTAAGCAAGAATTGCACAGACATTCTCTTTTAGAAGAGGAATTAAGTTTTGAACAAAAACTGAACATGCTTAAAAGCGCAGCAACTTTGTCAGGTTTTTATCCTGAATTCGATACGAATGAAGAACAGACAAAAATTTATTTTCATATTTACAACTGTCCTTTTAAAGAAGTTGCCGCAGACTATCAAGAAACAGTCTGTAATATGCATTATGAATTTTTAAAAGGAATGTTTGATGTTCTCTTTAAATCGGTTGAATTAATTGAGAAAGAGAATATCTTTAGTGGCTGTGAATCCTGTTCATATCAAGCATTAGTCACAAAGTAGAAATAAAGTGTTATTTACATTTAAGCGTAGTTTATTCTATAATAATTAATTGATGGACAAAAGGAGGGATACATATGGATCGCATGTACAGAGTGTTAGGATTCTGGACAGGAATATTTGCGGTAATGTTTTATTTAGGTGACATGTATACAACATCATTAATATTCTTTGGGCAAACAGGCTTTTTTCTTTTGTTAAGTTATTTAAAGCTGTCCGAGCGTATGTACCTTTATCTTTTCGGAGCATACTTAACAATCTTCTTTGCAGGTTTCACGTATTGGACTACCTTTATGATGGTCTGACAACAGCTGAAACAAGTCCTTAAAAAAGCAACGAATAAACGTTGCTTTTTTTTTATGAACATTTAAATAGATCGTCAACTTTAAAAGAATATCCTTTTTGTTGCATAATAACATGAAAAAAAGAACTCATACTGCCGGGCATAATTAAACTGCGAATGGCTCGATTACGTTTGCTTACTTGTGAGAATGGATTTGGATCATGATGTTCGGTTAGCTCGTTTAAAATACCAGTTGATAATAAAAACTCGTCTTGTCTTTGCTTACTTAAAAAATGTAAACCTACTTCTTCTCCTTTTTGAATCAATGCATCAAAATGAACATGACTCGTAATATCCATCTCACCTGGTCTTTCGAGAACGTTTTTAACTAATTGGTGTTTATAATAGCCTCTTAAACTGCCGTTTCTTCTAGAAATATCCATCCATTCCTCAGTTGTATAACCATAATCAACAGTCACAACTAATCCTTTTTCGAGAGATTTCGCAATATTTTCTAAAAACCTCTCCATTTCAAGAGGTATTTCAATCCGCTGACCCTCATTTAATGTAAGTTGATATTTTTTTAAAAAAGATAAAAGCTGTTCATTTTGTAAAATAACCGCTTTTTCTACAAGCTCGTTTCCTTCCATGCCTATCATTACTTCAAATAACTGTCCTTGCTTTTTTTCTACAACATGAACAGGCAAAGCATCAAACAATTCATTGGAAAAAACTAAGCCTGAAAAGGGTGTGATTTCATCGAATGATTCAATTTGTTTTACCGTCTCTCCAAAAGATAAACTCTTTCGTTGAAGTTCACGGTGATATGGACTCGTTTCAAGGATATAATATTGAAGCGGTTGACGATATTTTTCATGCCATTCGTCAATAAATGCTTTAGCAAAACGTCCGTTGCCTGCACCAAGCTCACAAATTTGTGGGTTTATCCCATACTCTTCAACGATTGCCGCATACCATTTAGCGATCGTTCTCCCATAAATATCAGAAACATTACTTGAAGTAATAAAATCTCCTTCAGAGCCGATCTTTATTCGCTTCCGCATGTAGTAACCATAAATTGGATGATATAACACTAAGGAGATAAATTCAGCATAAGACAGCATTTTTGATGATCTACTAACGATAATATTTCTCAAAAAATTAATCATTTTTGCTCCTTTTTATCTTTTCATCATTGACACATTGGTAACTTTGTTATAATGTAAAATTAGTAGCTTAACTTTTATCCCCTCCCGTTTTATGAAATAGAACATCCCCCAGAAAAACCCTTCTCATTTGAGATGGGTTTTTTTTGCTAATTGCTAATTGATGAATTTTACGAGTTTAAAAACCGTTTAAAAACGGGTTTACATCCATTTCAGTACCAATTGTTGTAATTGGTCCGTGTCCAGGTAGCACTAGAGTTTTCTCACTTAATGTTAACAGTTTCTCATGAATACTATTTAACAATTGCTCATGATTACCTCCTGGTAAATCAGTGCGTCCAATACTGCCATTAAATAAAGTATCACCCGATACTACTATGCCTTCAGTCGCAAAATAGAATGAAACACTTCCTGGGGAGTGACCTGGAGTTTCAAAAACTTGAAAAGAAAACTCTTCAATTGTAATTGTCTCCTCTTTAGTAATTAACTTGTCTGCACGTTTAGTTTGAATTAATACACCTACTGGGAATAATTGCGAGCCATTCAATTTAGGATCTACGAGCCAGTCTGCTTCTTTTTCGTGAATATATACTGGAATGTTGAAGTATTCCCTAACTTTATCTACTGCCCCAATATGATCAAAATGTGCGTGTGTTAAAAATATCCCCTTTGGTATAAGTTGTTCGCTTTTCATGTATGAAAGTAATTTTTCTTCTTCTCCGCCGGGATCAACAATTAAACATTTATTTTCCTTTACTAGGACATAACAATTTGTTTGTAAAGGTCCTAAAGGAATTTGTTTCCATTTCATAATAAGTACCTCCTAATTGCTAACATTGGTATATTTATTTTACACTATTAATAGCTGTTCAAAAAGCCTTCAAGCTTACAATAGCTGTTACAAAAATGTATAATGCGAGGTAATATAATGGATATATTATATGGTGTTGAAGCAAGTAATCAACTTGAGGAAATGGACGATTTTAAAGACCTTTTACAGAAAGAAACAAATATTTTTTTTCAAAATGATTTATTATATATTTATCAATACGTTGACGATGCTCTACTGGCAAAAGAGTTACTGAACATTGGAACAGCTTATGAAGCTAATCATGAGCTACTATATATACATAAATATAAACAAGGTGAGTTATTCTTTGATTATGGAATTCAAAAAACAGATGATGAAGCCTTTTTATTTAAAGAAATGATTGCTGCTTATTATTATGAAAAAGGAGAACAAACAGCACAGCAAATGGCACAATTCGAAATTGATGAATATTTAATCGCTGTTACTTATGAATCTGAAAGGCCTATTTATTTTGTTCCCCAGCAGCATGTTCAGTTCATAATTAGGCTTGTAAAAGCTTACGCCATAGAAGTGTCATTTTTACATCTCGACAAATCAAAAAAAAAAAAAACGGATAAAATATAATACAGACGTAAAAAATAGTACAATACTTTACATAAAGTGTGATGATAAAGGGGGCTATAAAATGGGACTGGTCATTATTTTTGGATTAGTAACGATATTGGCAGCTTTCGGTTCAATTAGTGCATTAAAAAACAAAAATTTCCTCGGTGCATTTTTTGGAATTGGAACTTTAGCTGTATTTGGTTGGTTTACTTTTATGACTGTATTAAAATCAGGTTATCCTGTAGCCTAACTTATTTATGCAGAAATGGACTGTCAAAAAGACAGTCCGTTTTGTGTTGTTGACAAAAATAATATTTTGATTTTATCGTACTAGTTTAAAAATTGAGGCGGGAGTGAATAAAACAGGAGTTTATGAGCTTACAACGAAGCGCATGCAAAGATGAGCGTTTGTCAAAAGTCCGTTTTTGCAGCAGCTTTTTCTGTCACCTGTCTATTATTACTTCTCAATAATCGTTATTACTTCTTGCGTTTTTAGATTAATTAACTTCTCAAATTGATAACCATATAAAATATATTCTCCATCCGGTGAAACGCTGATTGGCTCATTATTAAGACCTTCTATTACGGTTTCCTCTTTTCCAGTAATGAGATCATATGCTACAAGAAGAAAATCATCGCGATAATTTTCTTCTTCTTTACTATATTTTGGTCGAAATGTATAAAATTTTTGCTCCTTTTCATCAATATCATAATAAGGAATAAGCCAATCGGAATATCTTGATAAATGTGGGATTTTAAACGAAAGTAGCTTTTTGAGCTTTTTATCAAAAATTATATATTCCGCCTTGTCTGTTTCACTATGATTTACTGAAATAGCTAATAGATAGTCTCCGAAAGAATGAAAATGGATCGCTTCAGAAGGCACGAGCTTTTCTTCGTCCGTTTTAATGTTTTTTCTCACGAACGGAGCTGTTAAAGCAGGAGTCTCGTGATCCCATTTTAAATAGCCTACTTCCTTATCTGTTATCCATTGAACAAACGGTTCGGTTAACGAAACAGCTGAAAGCTTTTGCTTATTAATTTCCCAAAGGCTCATTTTAAATGACCAGTCTTCATTAAACGTTGAAATTAATATCTTATTTTCATTAAAAGAACTCCATGCAAATGAAAGTTCAGCTGATTCTAACTGTTCAGATGCTAATAGCTTTCCCGTTTGATCAATGACAGTTACGATAGCTAAATATTCAGACGGAGCAGAATGGATTAAAATATTGTTTTTCCATGGGCTAATTTCCGTATAAGCAATTGGTGCTTTACTATTATAAAGCAGTTCACTTTTTCCTAAAAAAATGTTATATGTATATACATTTGTTCCATTGCTTAAATTTGTTAAATACAAAATAGTATCATCATTTAACCAACCTACTATTTTATAAAACTGACCCTCTTGTATTTTTAATGAGTTGTAAAGTGCCTCATCAAAAACTCTATTATTTCGTGTTTCCTGTTCAATATTCTCATCTTTATTATTTGACGGTGATTGTAATAAAATTTGCTTATCTTGTTTACATCCTGCTAAAACCAATACGGAAAAGGTTAAAATAAATATAAAAGTCTTAAATTGTCTATTACAATCACCCGTTTTTCTTGAGTAAACCAATTCCGTACCTCCTTTTTTCACATACATATATATATTATACACGATTCATACACATAAATGTTTCAATTATTTCAAATTTGTTTTAAATGTAACTTTATAAATTTAAAATAAGCCGTTGATCGGCTTATTTTAAATAATAGAAATAATTTGGTTATATTTTTAATATATACGTTACATGTAAAGAGAAGCAAGAAATATACCAAGCACTTCTTGATAAATTTCATCAAATTGAGATAAAGGCAAGGGATTAACACCTTTCCCAAGTTCAATTGTAAAACCTGGTTTGCGAAATTCCTGTATAAACCAATCTTTATACCCTGCATGACTATCTACATATTGGATTGCACGATATCCACTCACCCGTTCGAATTCTGTAGCGATCACTTTTGATTGTGGAGGTTCGAAACCTTCATAGCCCCAATAAAATTCTTTTCCTTGTGTATGAAAAGCGAGCATTTTATCAAAGCGACCACTCCGAGCTAAATCAGCCATTGCTTTTGCTTCCGGTTCAGTTAAAGGGGCATCTCCTGGATAATCACGTGGAGCGGGTTGCTTCGGCTCTTTTCGTTTTTTTTCAATATCCCAATTTGCCGGGTATTGATTATTTAAGTCAACACCACGAATATTCGCTTTCCATCCTGAGAAATCAGTACTGCCTTTATTTATTTTTATCACTTCATCTTTCATTTTAGAAGGAGGACCGTTTAATATTAAATCTACGCCATCAGGATTCACCATTGGAACAATTGTTAATTCTACTTGATGATAAAGTGGCAGCGGATTCAATCCACGAATTGGATAATTATTTGTTTGTGATCGTACATATTCATTAACTAATCTCATTAGTATCGGTGTCGTAATCCACTCATTTGCATGAAATGAGGCATTTATTTGTACTTTTTTTGGTCCCTTACCAATCTTAATTACATGGAGCGGTTTCCCTAAAACAGATGTACCAACTGATCTTTCTGTAATAAAAGGATATATTTCCTTTAACTTAACTAAATCTTCCTGCAGTTTCGTAGAGTTGTATTCTATTTTCCCATTTACTACAAAGTACGTAACTCTTTTTGGCAGTAAAATAATATCACCAGGCTTAAGTAAATTCGGATTTTTTGTTTGATTCAGAAGGAGCAACGCATCAACTGAGATATGTCGTGCCGCAGCGAGCTTCCAAAACGTGTCTCCTCGTTTAATTGTATATTGTTGAGTAATAAATCCAGGAATATTTACTTCCTGTCCAACGGGCAGCGAAGAGCTTTTTAAATTAGGATTAGAATCAATAATGAGCTGAACATTCACTAAAAATAATTGGCTATAATACCAAAACGTATCGCCGGAACGAATCTTTACTTTCATTTATCTTCCCCCTTCCCATCACTTATTAAATTATGACGGATAAAAGGAAATATGCTGAGATAATGCTTCATTTAATGAATTAGAACATT from Bacillus aquiflavi includes the following:
- a CDS encoding helix-turn-helix transcriptional regulator, with translation MEQTLKITNVLSDPTRFYIYQYITNHHKDVTVQEIAEHFNIHPNVARLHLSKLEDVNMLVSETRKTGKGGRPSRLYRLSDDVIQLHFPFRDYQLLSKIALQTLMSLGEEGKKALYETGKKYGIEMIKQELHRHSLLEEELSFEQKLNMLKSAATLSGFYPEFDTNEEQTKIYFHIYNCPFKEVAADYQETVCNMHYEFLKGMFDVLFKSVELIEKENIFSGCESCSYQALVTK
- a CDS encoding DUF2626 domain-containing protein — protein: MDRMYRVLGFWTGIFAVMFYLGDMYTTSLIFFGQTGFFLLLSYLKLSERMYLYLFGAYLTIFFAGFTYWTTFMMV
- a CDS encoding class I SAM-dependent methyltransferase — its product is MINFLRNIIVSRSSKMLSYAEFISLVLYHPIYGYYMRKRIKIGSEGDFITSSNVSDIYGRTIAKWYAAIVEEYGINPQICELGAGNGRFAKAFIDEWHEKYRQPLQYYILETSPYHRELQRKSLSFGETVKQIESFDEITPFSGLVFSNELFDALPVHVVEKKQGQLFEVMIGMEGNELVEKAVILQNEQLLSFLKKYQLTLNEGQRIEIPLEMERFLENIAKSLEKGLVVTVDYGYTTEEWMDISRRNGSLRGYYKHQLVKNVLERPGEMDITSHVHFDALIQKGEEVGLHFLSKQRQDEFLLSTGILNELTEHHDPNPFSQVSKRNRAIRSLIMPGSMSSFFHVIMQQKGYSFKVDDLFKCS
- a CDS encoding MBL fold metallo-hydrolase — protein: MKWKQIPLGPLQTNCYVLVKENKCLIVDPGGEEEKLLSYMKSEQLIPKGIFLTHAHFDHIGAVDKVREYFNIPVYIHEKEADWLVDPKLNGSQLFPVGVLIQTKRADKLITKEETITIEEFSFQVFETPGHSPGSVSFYFATEGIVVSGDTLFNGSIGRTDLPGGNHEQLLNSIHEKLLTLSEKTLVLPGHGPITTIGTEMDVNPFLNGF
- a CDS encoding DUF2759 domain-containing protein, translating into MGLVIIFGLVTILAAFGSISALKNKNFLGAFFGIGTLAVFGWFTFMTVLKSGYPVA
- a CDS encoding YqgU-like beta propeller domain-containing protein, which translates into the protein MVYSRKTGDCNRQFKTFIFILTFSVLVLAGCKQDKQILLQSPSNNKDENIEQETRNNRVFDEALYNSLKIQEGQFYKIVGWLNDDTILYLTNLSNGTNVYTYNIFLGKSELLYNSKAPIAYTEISPWKNNILIHSAPSEYLAIVTVIDQTGKLLASEQLESAELSFAWSSFNENKILISTFNEDWSFKMSLWEINKQKLSAVSLTEPFVQWITDKEVGYLKWDHETPALTAPFVRKNIKTDEEKLVPSEAIHFHSFGDYLLAISVNHSETDKAEYIIFDKKLKKLLSFKIPHLSRYSDWLIPYYDIDEKEQKFYTFRPKYSKEEENYRDDFLLVAYDLITGKEETVIEGLNNEPISVSPDGEYILYGYQFEKLINLKTQEVITIIEK
- a CDS encoding M14 family metallopeptidase is translated as MKVKIRSGDTFWYYSQLFLVNVQLIIDSNPNLKSSSLPVGQEVNIPGFITQQYTIKRGDTFWKLAAARHISVDALLLLNQTKNPNLLKPGDIILLPKRVTYFVVNGKIEYNSTKLQEDLVKLKEIYPFITERSVGTSVLGKPLHVIKIGKGPKKVQINASFHANEWITTPILMRLVNEYVRSQTNNYPIRGLNPLPLYHQVELTIVPMVNPDGVDLILNGPPSKMKDEVIKINKGSTDFSGWKANIRGVDLNNQYPANWDIEKKRKEPKQPAPRDYPGDAPLTEPEAKAMADLARSGRFDKMLAFHTQGKEFYWGYEGFEPPQSKVIATEFERVSGYRAIQYVDSHAGYKDWFIQEFRKPGFTIELGKGVNPLPLSQFDEIYQEVLGIFLASLYM